A single genomic interval of Suncus etruscus isolate mSunEtr1 chromosome 12, mSunEtr1.pri.cur, whole genome shotgun sequence harbors:
- the PEX13 gene encoding peroxisome biogenesis factor 13 — protein MASQPPPPPKPWETRRIPGAGPGPGPGPTFQSADLGSTLLTRPIQPALTRVPPPILPRPSQQTGSSGVNSFRPAYSSFSSGYGAYGNSFYGSYSPYNYGYNGLGYNRLRMDDLPPSRFVQQAEESSRGAFQSIESIVHAFASVSMMMDATFSAVYNSFRAVLDVANHFSRLKIHFTKVFSAFALVRTIRYLYRRLQWMIGLRRGSENEDLWAESEGTVASLGAEDRAANSAKSWPIFLFFAVILGGPYLIWKLLSTHSDEITDNTNWASGEDDHVVARAEYDFSAVSEEEISFRAGDMLNLALKEQQPKVRGWLLASLDGQTTGLIPANYVRILGKRRGRKTMESSKLAKQQQPFTNTTLIKGAMGAGPLDDQEAAFESVFVEVNKGSVIPDSIEKSGDKQDL, from the exons ATCTGCTGATTTGGGGTCCACTTTATTAACCAGACCTATACAACCAGCACTAACCAGAGTGCCCCCGCCTATTCTTCCAAGGCCATCACAACAGACAGGAAGCAGCGGTGTAAACTCTTTTAGACCTGCTTACAGTTCATTTTCTTCTGGATATGGTGCCTATGGAAATTCATTTTATGGAAGCTATAGCCCTTATAATTATGGATATAATGGGTTGGGTTATAATCGCCTACGTATGGATGATCTTCCACCTAGTAGATTTGTGCAGCAAGCTGAAGAAAGCAGCAGAGGTGCATTTCAATCGATCGAAAGTATTGTGCACGCTTTTGCCTCTGTCAGTATGATGATGGATGCTACCTTTTCAGCCGTCTATAACAGTTTCAGGGCTGTGTTGGATGTAGCAAATCACTTTTCTCGGTTGAAAATACACTTTACAAAAGTTTTTTCAGCTTTTGCATTAGTTAGGACTATAAGGTATCTTTACCGACGATTACAGTGGATGATTGGTTTAAGAAGAGGCTCTGAGAATGAGGACCTGTGGGCAGAAAGTGAAGGAACGGTGGCTTCCCTTGGTGCCGAGGACAGAGCAGCTAACTCGGCAAAATCTTGGCCAATCTTCTTATTTTTTGCTGTTATCCTTGGTGGGCCTTACCTCATCTGGAAATTGCTGTCTACCCACAGTGATGAAATAACAG ATAACACCAATTGGGCAAGTGGTGAGGATGACCATGTAGTAGCGAGAGCAGAATATGATTTTTCTGCTGTCTCTGAAGAAGAAATTTCTTTCCGTGCAGGAGATATGCTGAACTTAGCTCTCAAAG AACAGCAACCCAAGGTGCGTGGTTGGCTTCTGGCTAGTCTTGATGGTCAAACAACAGGACTTATCCCAGCTAATTACGTCAGAATTCTTGGTAAAAGAAGAGGTAGGAAAACCATGGAATCCAGTAAACTTGCCAAGCAGCAACAGCCTTTTACCAACACTACGCTAATTAAAGGAGCCATGGGTGCTGGACCTTTGGATGACCAGGAAGCTGCCTTTGAGTCTGTTTTTGTCGAAGTTAATAAGGGTTCTGTCATACCTGATTCCATTGAGAAAAGTGGAGATAAACAAGATCTTTGA